One region of Limnospira fusiformis SAG 85.79 genomic DNA includes:
- a CDS encoding IS630 family transposase: MPAPYSYDLRQKVIDAIELDGMPKTEASQVFHVSRNTINLWLQRKAQTGDFLPKPNHPPGNNHKITDWQKFKAFAQEHGHKTSAQMAELWDDDISPRTISRALKKIGFTRKKTYGYQERWKQQREEFMAQIEQMEPQEVVYLDEAGMNSQDSDYPYGYCEEGQRFHALKSGKRQGRVSYMAPWCHQQLLAPFSFEGCCNRTVFELWLEFILIPTLKPGQTLVLDNATFHKGGRIPELVEAAQCRLLYLPPYSPDLNKIEKCWSWLKARIRHCIEQFDSLHDAMDSVLQAAS; encoded by the coding sequence ATGCCAGCCCCCTATAGTTACGACCTCAGACAAAAAGTTATTGATGCCATTGAACTAGACGGTATGCCCAAAACAGAAGCCAGTCAAGTTTTCCATGTCAGCCGGAACACCATTAATCTCTGGCTGCAAAGAAAAGCACAGACCGGAGACTTCCTCCCTAAACCTAATCACCCACCTGGCAATAACCACAAAATTACCGACTGGCAGAAATTCAAGGCTTTTGCCCAAGAGCATGGCCACAAAACCTCCGCTCAAATGGCTGAACTTTGGGATGACGACATCTCTCCTCGCACCATATCCAGAGCCTTGAAGAAAATTGGCTTCACCAGAAAAAAAACTTACGGCTACCAAGAACGTTGGAAGCAACAGCGAGAGGAGTTTATGGCTCAGATTGAACAGATGGAGCCACAAGAAGTGGTCTACCTCGATGAAGCCGGCATGAATAGTCAGGACTCGGATTACCCTTATGGTTACTGCGAGGAAGGACAACGCTTCCATGCCCTCAAATCCGGGAAGAGGCAGGGCAGGGTGAGCTATATGGCCCCATGGTGTCATCAACAACTCTTAGCCCCCTTTAGCTTTGAGGGTTGTTGTAATCGGACAGTGTTTGAGTTGTGGTTGGAGTTCATCTTAATTCCAACACTGAAGCCAGGTCAGACTCTAGTGCTAGACAATGCAACGTTTCATAAAGGGGGACGGATTCCTGAGCTAGTGGAGGCGGCTCAATGCCGTTTGCTCTATCTACCACCTTATTCGCCAGACCTCAACAAGATAGAGAAATGTTGGTCGTGGTTGAAAGCCCGCATTCGCCATTGTATTGAGCAGTTTGATTCTCTCCATGATGCCATGGATTCCGTTCTCCAAGCTGCGTCCTAA
- a CDS encoding RRXRR domain-containing protein, protein MPNYQNYVFVVDTLGQPLSPTHPARARKLLKQGLAAVFRTYLFTIIALVKVVRTQLGERNPWHHGENQTAQYNGECGLSTTTNISLSC, encoded by the coding sequence ATGCCAAATTACCAAAATTACGTTTTTGTGGTTGACACATTGGGGCAACCGTTAAGTCCCACTCATCCGGCCAGAGCCAGAAAGCTTTTGAAGCAGGGTTTGGCCGCAGTCTTTAGGACTTATCTATTTACAATTATAGCATTAGTTAAGGTGGTTAGGACGCAGCTTGGAGAACGGAATCCATGGCATCATGGAGAGAATCAAACTGCTCAATACAATGGCGAATGCGGGCTTTCAACCACGACCAACATTTCTCTATCTTGTTGA
- a CDS encoding IS4-like element ISAtsp5 family transposase, translated as MLRTLYQKLLRINLSESQAQTLELLVLMLQSYRQVRLSTLANVFPQPIQYSSRLRNIQRFLKLPQLSAKLLWFPIIKAALKSEFREKHLNREQRRKRSKFRLKTKNYVAVALDRTQWRDRNLLMVTIIWGHHALPIYWELLPKLGSSSFREQKRVLGPVLALLKPYPVVVIGDREFHSAQLADWLRVRGVNVVFRQKKSAFVATSCQPGKSLKTQGFKSGESHFFKNVTLQKFAPIHGFNLGVYWQKIHRGKKVKKPWYLLTTLDNPKLVKQLYQARWGIEMMFRDCQSGGYNMESTRVDSTRFLALVLLITFAYWLATLGGHEWEANHLVAYLGRSEKTPNNFPHHSIFGLGLSGYAWSQSLVFWQEEMLALMALKPHKAHNFRQGLNALSLVQQSV; from the coding sequence ATGCTAAGGACATTATACCAAAAACTATTACGAATCAATTTGAGCGAGAGTCAAGCACAGACGTTAGAACTCTTAGTGTTGATGCTTCAAAGTTATCGGCAAGTCAGATTATCAACCCTCGCCAACGTTTTTCCACAACCCATTCAATACAGTAGTCGCCTCCGAAATATCCAACGATTTCTGAAACTCCCCCAACTTTCGGCTAAGTTGCTGTGGTTCCCAATAATCAAGGCCGCTCTCAAATCTGAATTTAGAGAAAAACATTTAAATAGAGAGCAACGGAGAAAGCGCTCAAAATTCAGATTGAAAACCAAAAACTATGTAGCGGTTGCTCTCGACCGCACTCAATGGAGAGACCGAAATCTCCTGATGGTCACGATAATTTGGGGACATCATGCTTTACCAATATATTGGGAGCTACTCCCAAAGTTAGGCAGTAGCTCTTTCCGGGAACAGAAACGGGTATTAGGGCCGGTGTTGGCTCTTTTAAAACCTTATCCGGTTGTAGTGATAGGAGACCGTGAGTTTCATAGTGCTCAACTCGCGGACTGGCTCAGAGTAAGGGGTGTAAATGTTGTATTTCGTCAGAAAAAGAGTGCTTTTGTAGCTACCTCATGCCAGCCAGGTAAGTCTTTAAAAACTCAAGGATTTAAGTCGGGCGAATCCCATTTTTTTAAAAATGTAACCTTGCAAAAATTTGCACCTATTCATGGATTTAACCTAGGAGTTTATTGGCAAAAAATTCACCGAGGAAAAAAGGTAAAAAAACCTTGGTATTTACTAACTACGCTTGATAACCCCAAGCTGGTTAAGCAACTTTATCAAGCGCGGTGGGGTATCGAAATGATGTTTAGAGATTGTCAAAGTGGGGGCTATAATATGGAATCTACTCGGGTGGATTCAACCCGATTTTTAGCCTTGGTTTTGTTGATTACTTTTGCTTATTGGCTGGCGACACTAGGAGGTCATGAGTGGGAAGCTAATCACTTAGTAGCTTACCTCGGTCGAAGCGAAAAAACTCCTAATAATTTTCCCCATCACAGTATTTTTGGGCTCGGATTATCGGGTTATGCTTGGAGCCAGTCGCTAGTTTTCTGGCAAGAAGAGATGTTAGCATTGATGGCCCTCAAGCCTCATAAAGCTCATAATTTTCGGCAAGGACTAAATGCTCTATCCCTTGTACAGCAATCAGTCTAG